In Streptomyces violaceusniger Tu 4113, one DNA window encodes the following:
- a CDS encoding sodium:solute symporter, with the protein MTAVDYTVIVVYLAGMLALGWWGMRRTTSTSDFLVAGRRLGPFMYSGTMAAIVLGGASTIGGVGLGYQYGLSGAWMVIAIGLGLLALSVFFSARIARLKVYTVSQMLDLRYGGSSGLISGIVMWGYTLMLAVTSTIAYATIFDVIFGLDRVIAIVLGGAIVVCYSTLGGMWSITLTDMVQFVVKTVGVLLLLLPIAVVKAGGFGAMKSELPHGYFSPMGIGGQTVFTYVLIYSFGMLIGQDIWQRVFTARDDKVARRGGTAAGTYCLAYAVAGAVIGTAARVLYPKLDAPDDAFATIVKDSLPVGVKGLVLAAALSAVMSTSSGALIACATVANNDIWARLRGRTLRTSGGSHDEVGGNRVFILVMGIAVVGISVALNNVVEALTVAYNVLVGGLLMPILGGLLWKRGTGAGALASVGVGGLTVIALMGWKGILANEPIYFGLLASLVAYVAVSLATKPTDAAILDAWRRRLAGEPAAPASETTPATAGA; encoded by the coding sequence ATGACCGCTGTCGACTACACCGTGATCGTCGTCTATCTCGCGGGCATGCTCGCGCTCGGCTGGTGGGGGATGCGCCGCACCACGTCCACCAGCGATTTCCTGGTCGCGGGCCGACGGCTGGGACCGTTCATGTACTCCGGGACGATGGCCGCGATCGTGCTCGGCGGCGCGTCCACCATCGGCGGCGTCGGGCTCGGCTACCAGTACGGGCTCTCCGGCGCCTGGATGGTCATCGCCATCGGCCTGGGGCTGCTGGCGCTGTCGGTCTTCTTCTCGGCGCGCATCGCCCGCCTCAAGGTCTACACGGTCAGCCAGATGCTGGATCTGCGCTACGGCGGCTCCTCCGGGCTGATCTCGGGCATCGTGATGTGGGGCTACACCCTGATGCTCGCGGTCACCTCGACCATCGCCTACGCCACCATCTTCGACGTGATCTTCGGCCTGGACCGGGTCATCGCCATCGTGCTCGGCGGGGCGATCGTGGTCTGTTACTCGACGCTCGGCGGCATGTGGTCGATCACCCTCACCGACATGGTGCAGTTCGTGGTCAAGACGGTGGGCGTGCTGCTCCTGCTGCTGCCGATCGCCGTGGTGAAGGCGGGCGGCTTCGGCGCGATGAAGTCCGAACTCCCCCACGGCTACTTCTCCCCCATGGGCATCGGCGGCCAGACCGTCTTCACCTATGTGCTCATCTACTCCTTCGGCATGCTGATCGGCCAGGACATCTGGCAGCGGGTCTTCACCGCCCGCGATGACAAGGTGGCCCGCCGTGGCGGCACCGCGGCCGGTACGTACTGCCTGGCCTACGCGGTCGCGGGCGCGGTCATCGGCACGGCGGCGAGGGTGCTGTACCCCAAGCTGGACGCCCCGGACGACGCGTTCGCGACCATCGTCAAGGACTCCCTCCCGGTGGGCGTGAAGGGGCTGGTGCTGGCCGCCGCGCTGTCCGCGGTGATGTCCACCTCCTCGGGCGCGCTCATCGCCTGCGCGACCGTGGCCAACAACGACATCTGGGCCCGGCTGCGCGGCCGTACGCTCCGTACCTCCGGTGGCTCCCACGACGAGGTCGGCGGCAACCGCGTCTTCATCCTCGTCATGGGCATCGCCGTGGTCGGCATCTCGGTCGCGCTCAACAATGTCGTCGAGGCGCTGACCGTCGCCTACAACGTGCTGGTCGGCGGGTTGCTGATGCCGATCCTGGGCGGGCTGCTGTGGAAGCGCGGCACGGGCGCGGGCGCCCTGGCCTCGGTCGGTGTCGGCGGCCTTACGGTCATCGCGCTGATGGGGTGGAAGGGCATCCTCGCCAACGAACCCATCTACTTCGGGCTGCTGGCCTCGCTGGTGGCGTATGTGGCGGTCAGCCTCGCCACCAAGCCGACCGACGCGGCGATCCTCGACGCCTGGCGGCGCCGACTCGCCGGTGAACCGGCCGCCCCCGCCTCCGAGACCACCCCGGCCACAGCGGGCGCCTGA
- a CDS encoding LOG family protein: protein MQEPDREIESIEEFDQVVARGTLAGFRVQSVDLTSRTAALLSTDTSEAVFLGCPMESEAAAKVRAGSALVFPPVPDLPFDPYRGTLYSPAQLFEGLTEHGYARTPDALAYAWFQRTKTDGDIFASMLRSIHDDAISDALDEFLAGTRVVGVMGGHALERGSDGFAGAARLGRALARTGLTVATGGGPGAMEAANLGAYAAPHEDAMLDEALELLGRTPSFRPSIGAWAEAAFAVCERWPDGGASVGIPTWFYGHEPPSAFASHIAKYFANATREDGLLARSTAGVVFLPGAAGTVQEIFDNATPNYYESRGEPTPMVLVDRDHWMRRLPTWPLLEALAEGRSMKARIALVDSVDEAPEALLSLLG from the coding sequence GTGCAGGAACCAGACCGGGAAATAGAGTCCATCGAGGAGTTCGACCAGGTCGTCGCCCGCGGCACCCTGGCCGGGTTCCGGGTCCAGTCCGTGGACCTGACGAGCCGTACGGCCGCGCTCCTCTCCACCGACACCAGCGAGGCGGTCTTCCTCGGCTGCCCGATGGAGTCCGAGGCGGCCGCGAAGGTCCGGGCCGGGAGTGCGCTGGTGTTCCCGCCGGTGCCGGATCTGCCGTTCGATCCGTACCGCGGCACCCTCTACTCGCCCGCGCAGCTCTTCGAGGGCCTCACGGAGCACGGTTACGCGCGGACGCCGGACGCGCTCGCCTACGCCTGGTTCCAGCGGACCAAGACGGACGGCGACATCTTCGCCTCGATGCTGCGCTCCATCCACGACGACGCGATCTCCGACGCGCTCGACGAATTCCTCGCCGGGACGCGGGTGGTGGGCGTCATGGGCGGCCACGCGCTGGAGCGCGGCTCCGACGGGTTCGCGGGCGCCGCGCGCCTCGGACGGGCCCTGGCGCGGACCGGGCTCACGGTCGCGACGGGCGGCGGTCCGGGCGCGATGGAGGCCGCGAACCTGGGCGCCTACGCGGCCCCGCACGAGGACGCGATGCTGGACGAGGCGCTCGAACTGCTCGGCAGGACGCCCTCGTTCCGGCCGTCCATCGGGGCGTGGGCCGAGGCCGCCTTCGCGGTGTGCGAACGCTGGCCGGACGGCGGGGCGTCGGTCGGCATCCCCACCTGGTTCTACGGACACGAGCCGCCGAGCGCGTTCGCCTCGCACATCGCGAAGTACTTCGCCAACGCCACCCGGGAGGACGGGCTGTTGGCGCGCTCGACCGCGGGCGTGGTCTTCCTGCCGGGCGCCGCCGGGACCGTGCAGGAGATCTTCGACAACGCGACGCCGAACTACTACGAGTCGCGCGGTGAGCCCACCCCGATGGTGCTGGTGGACCGGGACCACTGGATGCGACGGCTGCCCACCTGGCCGCTGCTCGAAGCGCTCGCCGAGGGACGGTCCATGAAGGCCCGTATCGCACTGGTGGACTCGGTGGACGAGGCACCCGAGGCGCTGCTGTCCCTGCTGGGCTGA
- a CDS encoding thiamine pyrophosphate-binding protein: MPTAQRARHGGDLVVESLTALGASTVFGLPGQHALGAFDALRRSGLTYVGLRVENNAGFAADAFARVTGTVAPLLVSTGPGALMTLAALQESAAASAPVLAIGSQVPTAGLGGGRKGYLHELVDQKASFRDVVKSVHTVRTASQIPSAVAAAWASALEAPAGPVWLEIPQDVLLAPVSVPPVTSLRAEPRPLPPRPELTAEAARLLDAAERPVILAGGGVVRAGARQELRALAEALDAPVATTFGGKGAFPWDHPLSLQSWLEDAHTTEFLEDADVLLVVGSGLGELSSNYHTFRPRGRLVQIEADLGKLESNHPALGIHADAREALAALTEAVTPRPPGTAAKAAAGLLTRVRERIDGQGLELEQRVLGAVRDALPDDSASFWDMTILSYWAWSAFDCRAGALHSAQGAGGLGYGFPAALGAAAADPARPVLAVSGDGGAMYSIAELATAHQYRLPVTWLIVDDGGYGILREYMTDTFGEATATELSRPDFVTLAESFGVPAVRTTPERLRADLAGALAAPGPSVVVLPALLRMFAPTHLDRLADGGPDDSPGPDQG, encoded by the coding sequence ATGCCCACCGCACAGCGCGCGCGTCACGGCGGCGATCTCGTCGTGGAGTCCCTCACCGCGCTCGGGGCGAGCACCGTGTTCGGGCTTCCCGGACAGCACGCTCTCGGGGCGTTCGACGCGCTGCGGCGGTCCGGGCTCACCTATGTGGGGCTGCGGGTGGAGAACAACGCCGGGTTCGCCGCCGACGCCTTCGCGCGTGTCACCGGCACGGTCGCGCCGCTGCTGGTGTCCACCGGGCCGGGGGCGCTCATGACGCTCGCCGCGCTGCAGGAGTCGGCGGCGGCTTCCGCGCCCGTCCTGGCCATCGGCAGCCAGGTGCCGACCGCGGGGCTCGGCGGCGGGCGCAAGGGCTATCTCCATGAACTCGTCGACCAGAAGGCGTCGTTCCGCGACGTCGTCAAGTCCGTCCACACGGTCCGTACCGCCTCCCAGATCCCCTCCGCGGTCGCCGCCGCCTGGGCGTCCGCGCTGGAGGCCCCCGCCGGGCCGGTGTGGCTGGAGATCCCGCAGGACGTGCTGCTCGCGCCGGTCTCCGTGCCGCCGGTGACCTCCCTGCGCGCCGAGCCCCGGCCGCTGCCGCCCCGGCCCGAGTTGACGGCTGAGGCCGCGAGGCTGCTGGACGCCGCCGAGCGTCCGGTGATCCTGGCCGGGGGCGGAGTGGTGCGCGCCGGGGCGCGGCAGGAGCTGCGGGCGCTGGCCGAGGCGCTGGACGCGCCCGTGGCGACGACCTTCGGCGGCAAGGGCGCGTTCCCGTGGGATCATCCGCTCTCGCTCCAGTCCTGGCTGGAGGACGCGCACACCACCGAGTTCCTGGAGGACGCCGATGTCCTGCTGGTCGTCGGCTCCGGACTGGGCGAACTCTCCTCCAACTACCACACGTTCCGCCCGCGCGGCCGGCTGGTCCAGATCGAGGCCGACCTCGGCAAGCTGGAGTCCAACCACCCGGCGCTCGGCATCCACGCCGACGCCCGCGAGGCGCTGGCCGCCCTCACCGAGGCCGTCACGCCCCGACCGCCGGGCACGGCGGCCAAGGCCGCGGCCGGGCTGCTCACCCGGGTGCGGGAGCGGATCGACGGGCAGGGTCTGGAGTTGGAGCAGCGGGTGCTGGGCGCGGTGCGGGACGCGCTGCCCGATGACTCCGCCAGCTTCTGGGACATGACGATCCTCTCCTACTGGGCCTGGTCGGCCTTCGATTGCCGTGCGGGCGCCCTGCACTCGGCGCAGGGCGCGGGCGGTCTCGGCTACGGCTTCCCGGCCGCCCTCGGGGCCGCCGCCGCTGATCCCGCACGGCCGGTGCTGGCCGTGTCGGGCGACGGCGGGGCGATGTACTCGATCGCCGAACTCGCCACGGCCCACCAGTACCGGCTCCCCGTCACCTGGCTGATCGTGGACGACGGCGGCTACGGCATCCTGCGCGAGTACATGACGGACACGTTCGGCGAGGCGACCGCCACCGAGCTGTCCCGTCCGGACTTCGTCACGCTGGCCGAGTCCTTCGGCGTCCCGGCGGTCCGTACCACACCCGAGCGGCTGCGCGCGGACCTCGCCGGCGCCCTCGCGGCCCCCGGGCCGTCGGTCGTGGTGCTGCCCGCGCTGCTGCGGATGTTCGCGCCCACCCACCTCGACCGGCTCGCCGACGGCGGCCCCGATGACAGCCCCGGACCCGATCAGGGCTGA
- a CDS encoding ABC transporter ATP-binding protein gives MVAPPDDEMLAARTVSYAYGGSPALLGVSLSAREGEILAVTGPRGCGKTTLLTCLAGQLVPDGGEVWFKRVPVHSLPPLGLERLRRDHFGWIGTEPHLVPELTAWENAALALMLRGTGRRAAKSAACEWLDRLDVGECARVRPAALLQSQRQRVAIARALAAGPSVLFADEPTAPLHQADRAQVLRTLTSAARSHGITVVLATHDQEVATLADRTVALLDGRRVGSDPSEAEGRAACSASV, from the coding sequence ATGGTGGCTCCGCCGGACGACGAGATGCTCGCGGCACGCACCGTATCGTATGCCTACGGCGGCTCACCCGCCCTCCTCGGTGTCTCCCTCAGCGCCCGAGAGGGCGAGATCCTCGCCGTCACCGGCCCGCGGGGCTGCGGCAAGACCACTCTTCTCACCTGCCTGGCGGGCCAACTCGTCCCGGACGGCGGGGAGGTGTGGTTCAAGCGCGTCCCCGTGCACAGCCTCCCTCCACTCGGTCTCGAACGGCTGCGGCGCGACCACTTCGGCTGGATCGGCACCGAGCCCCATCTCGTCCCCGAGCTCACCGCCTGGGAGAACGCCGCGCTCGCCCTGATGCTGCGCGGCACCGGGCGGCGCGCCGCGAAGAGCGCCGCGTGCGAGTGGCTGGACCGGCTCGACGTCGGCGAATGCGCCCGGGTGCGGCCCGCCGCGCTGCTGCAGTCGCAGCGCCAGCGGGTCGCCATCGCCCGTGCTCTGGCCGCCGGGCCCAGCGTGCTCTTCGCCGATGAGCCCACCGCCCCGCTGCACCAGGCCGACCGCGCCCAGGTGCTGCGCACCCTCACCTCGGCGGCCCGCTCCCACGGCATCACCGTCGTCCTCGCGACTCATGACCAAGAGGTGGCCACCCTCGCCGACCGCACCGTCGCCCTGCTCGACGGGCGCCGGGTGGGCTCGGACCCCTCCGAGGCGGAAGGCAGGGCCGCGTGCTCAGCCTCCGTCTGA